Proteins from a single region of Verrucosispora sp. NA02020:
- a CDS encoding vitamin K epoxide reductase family protein, producing the protein MSADAACRPTDTDAPDAGFLARVTAWVLAVGGAVGLLAAATLTVEKINLLSDPDYVPTCSINPILSCGSVMTTPQAAAFGFPNPLLGIAGFAVVATVGVVLLAGARLPGWFRAGLQVGVTFGVIFVHWLIYQSLYVIGALCPYCMVVWVVMIAIFVYTTLHHLRRVPPSSPPARLAGLAGYHSFVLVAWYTVILLAVLVRFWDYWSTLL; encoded by the coding sequence ATGAGCGCCGACGCGGCGTGCCGGCCGACGGACACCGACGCACCGGACGCGGGATTCCTCGCCCGGGTCACCGCGTGGGTGCTCGCCGTCGGCGGTGCTGTGGGCCTGCTCGCGGCAGCCACGCTCACCGTCGAGAAGATCAACCTGCTGAGCGACCCGGACTACGTGCCGACGTGCAGCATCAACCCGATCCTCTCCTGCGGCTCGGTGATGACCACCCCGCAGGCCGCCGCCTTCGGCTTCCCGAACCCGCTGCTCGGCATCGCCGGTTTCGCGGTGGTCGCCACCGTCGGCGTGGTGCTGCTCGCCGGGGCGCGGCTGCCCGGCTGGTTCCGGGCCGGTCTCCAGGTCGGTGTCACGTTCGGCGTGATCTTCGTGCACTGGCTCATCTACCAGAGCCTGTACGTCATCGGCGCGCTCTGCCCGTACTGCATGGTGGTCTGGGTGGTGATGATCGCGATCTTCGTCTACACCACGCTGCACCACCTGCGCCGGGTGCCGCCGTCGTCGCCACCGGCCCGGCTGGCCGGGCTCGCCGGCTACCACAGCTTCGTCCTGGTCGCCTGGTACACGGTGATCCTGCTGGCGGTGCTGGTGCGCTTCTGGGACTACTGGTCCACCCTGCTCTGA
- a CDS encoding cellulase family glycosylhydrolase, producing the protein MAGLRGTLRRTRWRFGLVTSGIAVLLAGVGLVNAGAAHAAAGCRVVYSAPSQWPGGFTANVDLTNLGDAVNGWRLTWTFPSGQRVTQAWNATVTSAGNDVTATNVGYNAALGTNQSVSFGFNGTYTGTSNTAPTSFALNGVTCTGSVGPTTPPPTTPPPTTPPPTTPPPAGDAMAYVDAMQPGWNLGNTFDSVGADETAWGNPRVTPAQLDAIRAQGFNSIRIPVTWSNRHGAAPSYTIDAAWLNRIKEVVGWALDDGFYVMINIHHDSWQWIHEMPTNRTTVLNRYNALWTQIAAAFRDAGPKLHFESVNEPQFANSSGDAQNAQLLHELNTSFHRIVRASGGNNATRMLVLPTLHTSSDQPRIDELVSTFTQLNDRNLIATVHFYGYWPFSVNVAGGTRFDAVTQQDLVDRFDRVHNAFVARNIPVVIGEYGLLGFDRHTGTVQQGEKLKFFEFLGHYARTKRLTTQLWDNGQHFDRVAFRWKDAELFAQIKSSWTTRSGTASADQVYVPRTGAVTAKSLTLNLNGTTFSGLRQGTTNLTQGTDYTVSGNQLTLTASALTRLVGSRAYGVNATLHARFSTGVPWRIDIVTYDPPVLSNATGTTGAFAIPTQFRGDQLATMEARYADGSNAGPHDWTSYKEFDVAFAPDYAANRITLTSTFFGEVRDGAPVTLTFHFWSGAQATYRVTRSGTTVTGVTG; encoded by the coding sequence ATGGCCGGGCTGAGAGGCACACTACGCAGGACACGATGGCGGTTCGGCCTGGTCACCAGCGGGATAGCGGTCCTACTGGCCGGCGTCGGCCTGGTCAACGCGGGCGCCGCACACGCCGCCGCCGGTTGCCGGGTGGTCTACTCCGCCCCCAGCCAGTGGCCCGGCGGCTTCACCGCCAACGTCGACCTGACCAACCTCGGCGACGCGGTCAACGGTTGGCGGCTGACCTGGACGTTTCCCTCCGGCCAGCGGGTGACGCAGGCATGGAACGCCACCGTCACCTCCGCCGGCAACGACGTGACGGCCACCAACGTCGGCTACAACGCCGCCCTCGGCACCAACCAGAGCGTCTCGTTCGGCTTCAACGGCACCTACACCGGCACCAGCAACACCGCGCCGACCTCGTTCGCCCTCAACGGGGTCACCTGCACCGGGAGCGTCGGCCCGACCACCCCGCCGCCGACCACCCCGCCCCCCACCACGCCGCCGCCGACCACCCCGCCGCCCGCCGGTGACGCCATGGCGTACGTGGACGCGATGCAGCCGGGCTGGAACCTCGGCAACACCTTCGACTCGGTCGGCGCCGACGAGACCGCGTGGGGCAACCCCCGGGTCACCCCGGCACAGCTCGACGCCATCCGGGCCCAGGGCTTCAACAGCATCCGCATCCCGGTGACCTGGAGCAACCGGCACGGCGCGGCACCCTCGTACACGATCGACGCCGCCTGGTTGAACCGGATCAAGGAGGTCGTCGGCTGGGCCCTGGACGACGGCTTCTACGTGATGATCAACATTCACCACGACTCGTGGCAGTGGATCCACGAGATGCCGACCAACCGCACCACGGTCCTCAACCGTTACAATGCGCTCTGGACCCAGATCGCCGCCGCGTTCCGGGACGCCGGGCCGAAACTGCACTTCGAGAGCGTCAACGAGCCGCAGTTCGCCAACAGCTCCGGCGACGCCCAGAACGCGCAGCTCCTGCACGAGCTGAACACCTCGTTCCACCGGATCGTGCGCGCCTCCGGCGGCAACAACGCCACCCGGATGCTGGTCCTGCCGACCCTGCACACCTCCTCCGACCAGCCCCGCATCGACGAGCTGGTGAGCACCTTCACCCAGCTCAACGACCGCAACCTGATCGCCACCGTGCACTTCTACGGCTACTGGCCGTTCAGCGTGAACGTCGCCGGCGGCACCCGGTTCGACGCGGTCACCCAGCAGGACCTCGTCGACCGGTTCGACCGGGTGCACAACGCCTTCGTCGCCCGGAACATCCCGGTCGTCATCGGCGAGTACGGGCTGCTCGGCTTCGACCGGCACACCGGCACCGTGCAGCAGGGCGAGAAACTCAAGTTCTTCGAGTTCCTCGGCCACTACGCCCGCACCAAGCGGCTCACCACCCAGCTCTGGGACAACGGCCAGCACTTCGACCGGGTCGCCTTCCGGTGGAAGGACGCGGAGCTGTTCGCCCAGATCAAGTCGAGCTGGACGACCCGCTCCGGCACCGCCTCCGCAGACCAGGTGTACGTGCCGCGTACCGGCGCGGTCACCGCCAAGTCGCTGACGCTGAACCTGAACGGCACCACCTTCTCCGGGCTGCGGCAGGGCACCACCAACCTGACGCAGGGCACCGACTACACCGTCTCCGGCAACCAGCTCACGCTGACCGCGAGTGCGCTGACCCGGTTGGTCGGCAGCCGGGCGTACGGCGTCAACGCCACCCTGCACGCCCGTTTCTCCACCGGCGTGCCGTGGCGGATCGACATCGTCACGTACGACCCGCCGGTGCTCTCCAACGCCACCGGCACGACAGGCGCGTTCGCCATCCCGACCCAGTTCCGGGGCGACCAGCTCGCCACCATGGAGGCGAGGTACGCCGACGGCAGCAACGCCGGCCCGCACGACTGGACGTCGTACAAGGAGTTCGACGTCGCCTTCGCGCCTGACTACGCCGCCAACCGGATCACGCTGACCTCCACCTTCTTCGGTGAGGTCCGCGACGGTGCCCCGGTCACCCTCACCTTCCACTTCTGGAGCGGTGCCCAGGCGACCTACCGCGTCACCAGGTCCGGCACGACGGTGACCGGCGTCACCGGCTGA
- a CDS encoding YccF domain-containing protein, with the protein MIRFVLNVLWLIFGGGIVLAVGYGIAALICFVLVVTIPFGVASLRLASYSLWPFGRTLVPKPGVGVASGVANVIWVVLAGWWLALSHIVAGVSLCLTIIGIPFGVANFKLVPAAIWPLGQEVVPAP; encoded by the coding sequence ATGATCCGATTCGTGCTGAACGTGTTGTGGCTCATCTTCGGCGGCGGGATCGTGCTGGCGGTCGGGTACGGCATCGCGGCCCTGATCTGCTTCGTGCTCGTCGTCACCATCCCGTTCGGCGTCGCGTCGCTGCGGTTGGCGTCGTACTCGCTGTGGCCGTTCGGCCGGACCCTGGTGCCCAAGCCGGGTGTCGGGGTGGCCTCCGGCGTCGCCAACGTGATCTGGGTCGTGCTGGCCGGCTGGTGGCTCGCGCTGTCGCACATCGTCGCCGGGGTGAGCCTCTGCCTGACCATCATCGGCATCCCCTTCGGGGTGGCCAACTTCAAGCTGGTGCCGGCGGCGATCTGGCCGCTCGGGCAGGAGGTCGTCCCCGCGCCGTGA
- a CDS encoding NAD(P)/FAD-dependent oxidoreductase, with translation MSFSPAQVFAALNAVRPPDQPSPVLGTAVVIGGSVAGLLAARVLSDHAASVVVIDRDDLHVPGGRPGVPQGTQLHALLPGGFLQLERLFPGFREQALAQGAVEAPPAARRNYLDGRPKVTVPDDADSLAGSRPLLEGLIRQQVLRLPNVKTVTARATGLVVDGSSVVGVRCAVDAASGVESADLVVDAMGRSSRLSDWLVDAGWERPALRRMPVHLNYATALFRRREAHPEHTVVMALNSIKASSDVAGAAYFAIEDGRWMAMMAGYGDNRPGRTAEDFVRRLREQFPPEFSEVADSEMLGEVQTYRHADSRRRDYHALRRIPAGLVSVGDAVASFNPVYGQGITAAALHAACLSAYLRSGPDLRFPARRFFELQRVVVDAAWSISTSADLALPHVDGPYPRGYRLSSWVSGQIVRATMTDVTTARRFNDVVSMREHPRALARPGVVLGALWANWRAR, from the coding sequence ATGTCCTTCTCTCCGGCTCAGGTCTTCGCCGCGCTGAACGCGGTGCGGCCGCCCGACCAGCCGTCCCCGGTGCTCGGCACGGCCGTGGTGATCGGCGGCAGCGTCGCCGGTCTGCTGGCCGCCCGGGTGCTGTCCGACCACGCGGCGAGCGTGGTCGTGATCGACCGCGACGACCTGCACGTGCCCGGCGGACGGCCGGGCGTGCCACAGGGGACGCAGTTGCACGCGCTGCTGCCCGGCGGCTTCCTGCAACTGGAGCGTCTCTTCCCCGGGTTCCGGGAGCAGGCCCTGGCCCAGGGTGCGGTCGAGGCGCCCCCCGCCGCCCGGCGCAACTACCTCGACGGCCGTCCCAAGGTGACGGTGCCCGACGACGCAGACAGCCTGGCCGGGAGTCGGCCGCTGCTGGAGGGGCTGATCCGTCAGCAGGTTCTGCGGCTGCCCAACGTCAAGACGGTGACCGCCCGCGCCACCGGCCTGGTCGTCGACGGTTCGTCCGTGGTCGGGGTCCGCTGCGCCGTCGACGCCGCGTCCGGTGTCGAGAGCGCCGACCTGGTGGTGGACGCCATGGGCCGGTCGAGCCGGCTCTCCGACTGGTTGGTGGACGCCGGTTGGGAGCGACCCGCCCTGCGGCGGATGCCGGTGCACCTCAACTACGCCACCGCCCTGTTCCGCCGTCGCGAGGCGCACCCGGAGCACACCGTGGTGATGGCCCTGAACAGCATCAAGGCGTCCTCGGACGTGGCCGGGGCGGCGTACTTCGCCATCGAGGACGGCCGATGGATGGCGATGATGGCCGGTTACGGTGACAACCGTCCCGGCCGCACCGCCGAGGACTTCGTACGCCGGCTGCGCGAGCAGTTCCCACCCGAGTTCAGCGAGGTCGCCGACAGCGAGATGCTCGGCGAGGTGCAGACCTACCGCCACGCCGACAGTCGGCGGCGGGACTACCACGCGCTGCGGCGGATCCCGGCGGGCCTGGTCAGTGTCGGTGACGCGGTCGCCTCGTTCAACCCGGTATACGGCCAGGGGATCACGGCTGCCGCGCTGCACGCGGCCTGCCTGTCGGCGTACCTGCGCTCCGGGCCGGACCTGCGCTTCCCGGCCCGCCGCTTCTTCGAGCTGCAACGGGTGGTGGTGGACGCCGCCTGGTCGATCTCGACCTCCGCCGACCTGGCGTTGCCGCACGTCGACGGTCCCTATCCGCGCGGGTACCGGCTGTCGAGCTGGGTGAGCGGCCAGATCGTCCGGGCGACCATGACCGACGTGACGACGGCCCGCCGCTTCAACGACGTCGTCTCGATGCGGGAGCACCCCCGTGCGCTGGCCCGCCCCGGCGTGGTGCTGGGCGCGCTGTGGGCGAACTGGCGGGCACGCTGA
- a CDS encoding cytochrome c oxidase assembly protein, which translates to MVLVAAGAAAVLLWWGGGSVPPTPPGLPDPDPTAAWLLPAARLGMQIGAVATVGLLVAVTVLSPRDDGGRLSALGYRRLRAAAWTAAAWAVSAGVAVCYTLVDLFGLPATQVLSARAVLNFVRSVSLGQSLALSGALALVAAVVAARSLRPSGAVVALLAALAAVVPPVFTGHAASASNHQVAVSGLLLHVVPVTVWAGGLFALAITARGTAADLAVAVRRFSPLALVCLVAVGLSGLLSASVRLTGPADLTGTGYGRLVLVKTTVLAVIAVLGQWHRRSTMPALAAGRRRPFVRVAVVETLLFGAAVGAAVALSRTPVPAVGADEDVATALLGFPMPPPLSVATVARLWLPEPLVIAAVLGAAGLYLAGVWRLRRRGDAWPAARTAFWLLGCVVIVVATSSGLARYGPVLFAVHMVQHLLLMMVAPILLVLAGPVTLALRALRPATDPRWPGPREWLQAGLRSRASRVLTHPVVALVVYVASLYVLYFTGLYELAVRSHAAHLAMVGHFLAVGYLFFWAVIGVDPAPRKVPYPLKMVLVLISMVLHAFLGVALMQSATVLAADWWIALDRPWGPTPLADQQAAGGIAWSFGELPTVIVMGALMFQWIQADRREARRRDRAADRAEAEGREDPELAAYNRMLAELAERDRRVRR; encoded by the coding sequence ATGGTCCTGGTCGCCGCCGGTGCCGCCGCCGTGCTGCTGTGGTGGGGCGGCGGCAGCGTACCGCCGACTCCGCCGGGGCTGCCCGACCCGGACCCGACCGCTGCCTGGCTGTTGCCGGCCGCCCGGCTCGGCATGCAGATCGGCGCGGTGGCCACCGTGGGACTGCTGGTGGCGGTCACCGTGCTGTCCCCGCGCGACGACGGCGGTCGACTCTCCGCGCTGGGCTACCGGCGGCTGCGCGCTGCGGCGTGGACCGCCGCCGCCTGGGCGGTGTCCGCCGGTGTCGCGGTCTGTTACACGCTCGTCGACCTGTTCGGGCTGCCCGCCACGCAGGTGTTGTCGGCCCGCGCGGTGCTGAACTTCGTGCGCAGCGTGTCGCTGGGCCAGTCCTTGGCGCTCAGCGGAGCGCTGGCGCTGGTCGCGGCCGTCGTCGCGGCCCGCAGTCTGCGTCCGTCCGGGGCGGTGGTGGCGCTGCTCGCCGCGCTGGCCGCAGTGGTGCCGCCGGTCTTCACCGGGCACGCCGCGTCGGCCAGCAACCACCAGGTGGCCGTCTCGGGCCTGCTGCTGCACGTGGTGCCGGTCACCGTCTGGGCCGGTGGCCTGTTCGCCCTGGCGATCACCGCCCGGGGCACCGCCGCCGACCTCGCGGTCGCGGTGCGCCGGTTCTCCCCGCTGGCGCTGGTCTGTCTGGTCGCGGTCGGTCTGTCCGGACTGCTGTCGGCGAGCGTACGACTGACCGGCCCGGCCGACCTGACCGGCACCGGGTACGGGCGGCTGGTGCTGGTCAAGACCACCGTGCTGGCCGTGATCGCGGTGCTGGGGCAGTGGCACCGGCGATCCACGATGCCGGCCCTGGCCGCCGGCCGGCGACGCCCGTTCGTGCGGGTCGCAGTCGTGGAGACGCTGCTGTTCGGGGCCGCCGTCGGGGCCGCCGTGGCGCTGTCGCGTACCCCCGTGCCGGCCGTCGGCGCCGACGAGGACGTGGCGACCGCCCTGCTCGGCTTCCCGATGCCGCCGCCGTTGAGCGTGGCCACGGTGGCCCGCCTCTGGCTGCCGGAACCCCTGGTCATCGCCGCCGTCCTGGGCGCGGCCGGACTCTACCTCGCGGGGGTGTGGCGGCTGCGGCGGCGCGGCGACGCCTGGCCCGCCGCGCGTACCGCGTTCTGGCTGCTCGGCTGCGTGGTGATCGTCGTCGCCACCTCCAGCGGCCTGGCCCGGTACGGCCCGGTGCTGTTCGCCGTGCACATGGTGCAGCACCTGCTGCTGATGATGGTCGCGCCGATCCTGCTGGTCCTGGCCGGACCGGTCACCCTCGCCCTGCGGGCGCTGCGACCGGCCACCGACCCGCGTTGGCCGGGTCCCCGGGAGTGGCTCCAGGCGGGCCTGCGCTCCCGGGCGTCCCGCGTGCTGACCCACCCGGTGGTGGCACTCGTCGTCTACGTGGCCAGCCTCTACGTGCTCTACTTCACCGGCCTGTACGAGCTGGCGGTCCGTTCGCACGCCGCCCACCTGGCGATGGTCGGGCACTTCCTCGCCGTCGGGTATCTCTTCTTCTGGGCGGTCATCGGCGTCGACCCGGCACCCCGCAAGGTGCCGTACCCGCTGAAGATGGTCCTGGTCCTGATCAGCATGGTGCTGCACGCCTTCCTCGGCGTCGCGCTCATGCAGTCGGCGACCGTGCTGGCCGCCGACTGGTGGATCGCGCTGGACCGGCCGTGGGGGCCGACCCCGCTGGCCGACCAGCAGGCCGCCGGGGGCATCGCCTGGTCCTTCGGTGAGCTGCCCACCGTGATCGTGATGGGGGCGCTGATGTTCCAGTGGATCCAGGCCGACCGGCGGGAGGCCCGTCGCCGCGACCGGGCCGCCGACCGTGCCGAGGCGGAGGGACGCGAGGACCCGGAGCTGGCCGCCTACAACCGGATGCTCGCCGAGCTGGCCGAACGCGACCGCCGGGTCCGCCGGTGA
- a CDS encoding bile acid:sodium symporter family protein translates to MDSALTLIGLPVALGIIMLGLGLGLTVADFRRVAQHPKAAVIALACQVLLLPALCFGLVLAFDLPPELAVGMMLLAASPGGTTANLYSHLFGGHVALNITLTAINSVLAVLTLPIVVNLSAGYFLSDATSIGLQFDKVVQVFAIVLVPVAIGMLVRARVPRVADRLDRPVRIMSVVVLVAVILGAVLGERENIADYFVAVGLAVLAFNLLSLAIGYGVPRLAGIDPTAAKAAGFEIGIHNSTLAITIALSPALLNNTQMAIPAAVYGIVMFFTAAAFGYLVNRVDARPRSTRDGATTT, encoded by the coding sequence ATGGACTCTGCCCTGACCCTGATCGGACTGCCCGTCGCCCTCGGCATCATCATGCTCGGTCTGGGTCTCGGCCTGACCGTCGCGGACTTCCGGCGGGTGGCCCAGCACCCGAAGGCCGCCGTCATCGCGCTGGCCTGCCAGGTGCTGCTGTTGCCGGCGCTCTGCTTCGGCCTGGTGCTCGCCTTCGACCTGCCGCCGGAACTGGCCGTCGGGATGATGCTGCTCGCAGCGTCGCCCGGCGGCACCACGGCCAACCTCTACAGCCACCTGTTCGGGGGACACGTGGCGCTGAACATCACCCTCACCGCGATCAACTCGGTGCTCGCCGTGCTCACCCTGCCGATCGTGGTCAACCTGTCGGCGGGCTACTTCCTGAGCGACGCGACGAGCATCGGCCTGCAGTTCGACAAGGTGGTGCAGGTGTTCGCCATCGTGCTCGTGCCGGTCGCGATCGGCATGCTGGTGCGGGCCCGGGTGCCGCGCGTCGCCGACCGGCTCGACCGGCCGGTCCGGATCATGTCCGTGGTGGTGCTCGTCGCGGTGATCCTCGGCGCGGTGCTCGGCGAGCGGGAGAACATCGCCGACTACTTCGTCGCGGTCGGTCTGGCGGTGCTGGCGTTCAACCTGCTCAGCCTCGCGATCGGCTACGGGGTGCCCCGTCTGGCCGGGATCGACCCGACCGCCGCGAAGGCGGCCGGTTTCGAGATCGGCATCCACAACAGCACCCTGGCCATCACGATCGCGCTCAGCCCGGCGCTGCTGAACAACACGCAGATGGCGATCCCGGCCGCCGTCTACGGCATTGTCATGTTCTTTACCGCAGCGGCTTTCGGATACCTGGTCAACCGCGTCGACGCGCGGCCCCGCAGCACTCGCGACGGTGCCACGACGACCTGA
- a CDS encoding cellulose-binding domain-containing protein — protein sequence MSKKYALATIAAATLALVGAAGVASSAGAATSPPVPLTTSQSPTPTVTVCPPALPLAGMVAGTTTTTVTIRYSLTFRPPCGYDLPITVHLFATREDAEQWHNPVASADTGLESYGNVVVEGLTPDTEYWFRFSDAKGRRDPYILGGPARTQEVPVCAATATIGSGWGSGFVATVTVRNTGTEVLDGWRVSWTWPGDQRVQSLWNGTVTEAGSEVTVRDAGWNGRLAPGGSTTFGLLASTTLVPEGFALACGR from the coding sequence ATGTCGAAGAAGTACGCCCTGGCGACGATCGCCGCCGCGACGCTGGCCCTGGTGGGCGCGGCCGGCGTGGCGAGCAGCGCGGGCGCCGCCACGTCCCCGCCCGTCCCGCTCACCACCTCGCAGTCGCCGACGCCGACGGTGACGGTGTGTCCGCCCGCGCTGCCGTTGGCCGGAATGGTGGCCGGCACCACCACCACGACCGTCACCATCCGTTACTCGCTGACGTTCCGGCCGCCGTGCGGGTACGACCTGCCCATCACGGTGCACCTCTTCGCCACCCGGGAGGACGCCGAGCAGTGGCACAACCCGGTGGCCTCGGCGGACACCGGGCTGGAGAGCTACGGCAACGTAGTGGTCGAGGGGCTCACCCCGGACACCGAGTACTGGTTCCGGTTCAGCGATGCGAAGGGCCGGCGGGACCCGTACATCCTCGGCGGGCCGGCGCGCACGCAGGAGGTGCCGGTGTGTGCCGCGACGGCGACGATCGGCAGCGGCTGGGGGAGTGGCTTCGTCGCCACGGTCACCGTGCGCAACACCGGGACCGAGGTTCTCGACGGCTGGCGGGTCTCCTGGACCTGGCCCGGTGACCAGCGGGTCCAGTCGCTCTGGAACGGGACGGTGACCGAGGCGGGTAGCGAGGTGACCGTCCGCGACGCCGGCTGGAACGGCCGACTCGCCCCGGGCGGGTCGACGACGTTCGGCCTGCTCGCGTCGACCACCTTGGTGCCGGAGGGCTTCGCGCTCGCCTGTGGTCGCTGA
- a CDS encoding cation diffusion facilitator family transporter has protein sequence MGAGHDHGQQVLRAGEKHRGRLWAAFALLAVFMVVEAIGAWVTGSLALLSDAGHMFTDVLGIGMALAAITAASRASRDGQRTFGLYRMEVLAALANAVLLSGVALFVLVEAVRRLGEPPEVLVGPMLAVAVAGLIANIVAFLLLRSGAEESLNVRGAYLEVFGDLLASIGVIVAAGVIALTGWWYADPIVAVAVGFFILPRTYRLARAALRVLVQAAPPHLDVAEVRDALREVEGVADVHDLHVWTLTSGMEVASAHLTLAGGADLARVLAAARRLLHDRFGIEHATLQVEPGDAEDVCHGAHW, from the coding sequence ATGGGTGCCGGGCACGATCACGGGCAGCAGGTCCTGCGCGCGGGGGAGAAGCACCGGGGGCGGCTCTGGGCGGCCTTCGCCCTGCTGGCCGTCTTCATGGTGGTCGAGGCGATCGGTGCCTGGGTGACCGGTTCGCTGGCGCTGCTGTCGGACGCCGGGCACATGTTCACCGACGTGCTCGGCATCGGCATGGCGCTGGCCGCGATCACGGCGGCGAGCCGGGCCTCCCGGGACGGGCAACGCACCTTCGGGCTCTATCGGATGGAGGTCCTGGCGGCGCTGGCCAACGCCGTGCTGCTCTCCGGGGTGGCGCTCTTCGTGCTGGTCGAGGCGGTACGCCGGCTCGGCGAACCGCCGGAGGTGCTGGTCGGGCCGATGCTGGCGGTGGCGGTGGCCGGGCTGATCGCCAACATCGTGGCGTTCCTGCTGCTGCGCTCCGGTGCCGAGGAGAGCCTCAACGTGCGGGGCGCGTACCTGGAGGTCTTCGGTGACCTGCTCGCCTCGATCGGGGTGATCGTCGCGGCCGGGGTGATCGCGCTGACCGGCTGGTGGTACGCCGACCCGATCGTGGCCGTGGCGGTCGGCTTCTTCATCCTGCCCCGCACCTACCGGCTGGCGCGGGCCGCCCTGCGGGTCCTGGTCCAGGCCGCGCCGCCGCACCTGGACGTCGCCGAGGTCCGCGACGCGCTGCGCGAGGTGGAGGGCGTGGCCGACGTGCACGACCTGCACGTCTGGACGCTGACCTCGGGCATGGAGGTGGCCTCGGCGCACCTGACCCTGGCCGGCGGGGCGGACCTGGCCCGGGTGCTCGCCGCCGCGCGCCGGCTCCTGCACGACCGCTTCGGGATCGAGCACGCCACGTTGCAGGTGGAGCCCGGGGACGCCGAGGACGTCTGCCACGGCGCCCATTGGTGA
- a CDS encoding thioredoxin domain-containing protein encodes MTRNLRLTLAMILVVILVMIGLTAINRNSGPRASGEPVDPAVLVRDDSHRLSTATDGRVTLVEFLDFECEACGAVYPAVSELLDTYQDRITFVVRYFPIPSHPNAELAARAAQSAANQGRFAEMYTVLFENQETWGHQRTPQTEAFVGYARTLGLDVEAFQRDLDAPATAERVARDRADGEAAGVQGTPTFFLNGRQLTNVRTQADMVAAIDAALAG; translated from the coding sequence ATGACGAGGAACCTGCGACTGACGTTGGCGATGATCCTGGTGGTGATCCTCGTCATGATCGGCCTGACCGCGATCAACCGGAACTCCGGCCCACGCGCCAGCGGCGAACCGGTCGATCCGGCCGTGCTGGTGCGCGACGACAGCCACCGGCTCTCCACCGCCACCGACGGCAGGGTCACCCTGGTGGAGTTCCTCGACTTCGAGTGCGAGGCGTGCGGCGCGGTCTACCCGGCGGTGAGCGAACTCCTGGACACCTACCAGGACCGGATCACGTTCGTCGTGCGGTACTTCCCGATCCCCAGCCACCCCAACGCCGAGCTGGCCGCCCGGGCCGCCCAGTCCGCCGCCAACCAGGGCCGGTTCGCCGAGATGTACACCGTGCTGTTCGAGAACCAGGAGACGTGGGGGCACCAGCGGACCCCGCAGACCGAGGCGTTCGTCGGGTACGCGCGCACCCTCGGCCTGGACGTCGAGGCGTTCCAGCGCGACCTCGACGCCCCGGCCACCGCCGAGCGGGTGGCCCGGGACCGCGCCGACGGGGAGGCCGCCGGGGTGCAGGGCACGCCGACGTTCTTCCTGAACGGTCGGCAGTTGACGAACGTGCGTACCCAGGCGGACATGGTGGCCGCCATCGACGCCGCGCTCGCCGGATGA